One stretch of Pomacea canaliculata isolate SZHN2017 linkage group LG1, ASM307304v1, whole genome shotgun sequence DNA includes these proteins:
- the LOC112572565 gene encoding uncharacterized protein LOC112572565: MNMDNDLVVHTRLVDRPDSEQLDPFFLETPLEWRNLEALLKASYKVPQKRIDVRYIDEDDDLIIISSQSELNEAVRLSQKSQKPLILQIRSMEPHTTPERSKASAPPQEDEKIMMDAAPEEEISAKTTSLREDTLKPFMVPGALSGANVVAIEIPDSAGEGQIANECEVETEHGQGTEAAEPAETLETGEVAPKLRRDEETGYWIVRKLKKNFIASHLKKRQDW, encoded by the exons ATGAATATGGATAATGATCTAGTAGTGCATACCAGACTTGTTGATCGTCCAGACAGCGAACAGCTTGATCCATTCTTTTTAGAGACACCTTTAGAGTGGCGAAATTTAGAAGCTTTG CTGAAAGCCTCGTACAAAGTACCACAAAAGAGGATTGATGTTCGCTacattgatgaagatgatgatctg ATAATAATCAGCAGTCAGAGTGAATTAAATGAAGCTGTGAGG CTCTCACAAAAATCACAGAAGCCTCTCATTCTGCAAATACGCAGCATGGAGCCACATACTACACCTGAAAGATCAAAGGCATCAGCACCACCacaagaagatgaaaagatAATGATGGATGCAGCACCAGAGGAGGAAATAAGTGCAAAAACCACTAGCCTAAGAGAGGATACACTGAAGCCGTTTATGGTCCCAGGTGCTCTCTCAGGAGCAAATGTTGTGGCAATAGAGATTCCAGACTCTGCTGGTGAAGGGCAAATAGCTAACGAGTGTGAAGTGGAAACTGAGCA TGGACAAGGAACAGAGGCAGCTGAGCCTGCAGAAACACTAGAGACAGGAGAAGTGGCCCCCAAATTGCGTCGTGATGAAGAAACGGGTTATTGGATTGTAAGAAAG ttaaaaaagaacttcattgCCAGTCATCTGAAGAAAAGACAGGATTGGTAG
- the LOC112572527 gene encoding next to BRCA1 gene 1 protein-like: MEKMKEELMHRFPQKTSKEVIRRLEAKQLIRSSSVDSASHRKSHDCSTVLHKGTVCDNCEKVIVGTRYKCGNCLNYNLCEACEARPDVHNMDHVFLKLRRPCPRASSYHSPLLGVILYPSSKECQESEVTMLKKGELEKLFRKADKLKRLEIKNKEKLRRKEEKLRKKEQQLAQEGISHLKSPESFGVLKANFVCDITLPDYSIVKPGECLTKTWCIENGGSIPWPCKTVLRMIHGNMNAAVNEIDVPPLLPGERTNLTVQLFAPLKPGKYDSRWRLFAHEVRFGLIVYCIVEVSEELPEAENSFEPLELPAADQHKAEEKTETRTAFPLGGVFKKNEECQDMKKLEQTLPLIYIEEETQDLDPAASEAQQEQMQATENSGYDASDDYQVAEASAEFLCHPIGAADNLEQPEKLKRHPPSIVKQSDEDREFWSRRFTGMSADNEPSTPNNTPLDVSPPPERTIHFPEPELLSKLSLQVLDSDIVQSDCRSDKSSFTTTEDSGVQHDYSSEAGNQRPPQEKADAGTCDGEHSPVIDWTFVHEQSPDSSASTASSVEVVTGEELTDLDHHQESGSVNIAEYLSQVAPINPSDWRGADKYAELESLDSFSDASSSLDDEFFIVRLPDCFDISKPLLPSEALSTGDKRYSLQSHFAALDNERKEEEEDLESETDDALTEQPSLDDMLKASGSIGTPTLIPNFMPSADAATSADTNVTVFREDDEKMSDAEAAAAGDFENAEENPIEDNAPSCAGEESNEVSPAESAQESEENGRAEEKDAESGASATVSGDCDELPFLPLSHDMSIHANHLVQSAVSVASKAASQVFNTAKDVFYTLQGRQNEEKPSTWKPPESTWTPPKSEWTPPKSKWTPPQSKWKPPQSEWKPPASTWTPKAQEYDSTVKEAKAESKQSDVEEKPGTKYPQVMKRLVEMGFYNKTLNQQLLEEHDGDLESVLLELLQLTDNDWAETRH, encoded by the exons ATGGAAAAG ATGAAGGAGGAGCTTATGCACAGATTTCCTCAGAAGACATCCAAAGAAGTTATCCGCCGTCTGGAAGCAAAGCAGTTGATTAGATCCAGTAGCGTGGACAGTGCTAGCCATAGGAAATCTCATGATTGTT CCACTGTGTTACACAAgggaacagtgtgtgacaattGTGAAAAGGTCATTGTGGGAACACGATACAAATGTGG caaTTGTTTGAATTATAATCTCTGCGAGGCTTGTGAAGCACGACCAGATGTCCACAACATGGATCATGTGTTTCTGAAACTGCGTCGACCTTGTCCAAGGGCTTCTTCCTACCATAGTCCGCTTTTGGGGGTAATTTTATACCCTAGCAGTAAAGAGTGTCAAGAATCAGAGGTCACCATGTTGAAAAAAgg AGAGCTGGAAAAACTGTTTCGCAAAGCAGACAAGCTTAAACGCCTTGAgatcaaaaacaaagagaagttGCGCCGCAAAGAGGAGAAACTGAGGAAGAAGGAACAACAACTTGCTCAGGAAGGAATTTCACATTTAAAGAGTCCTGAGAGCTTTGG GGTCTTGAAAGCAAACTTTGTTTGTGACATCACTCTGCCAGATTATTCCATTGTGAAGCCAGGGGAATGCTTGACCAAGACATGGTGCATTGAAAATGGAGGCAGCATTCCCTGGCCTTGCAAGACAGTG CTGAGGATGATTCATGGGAACATGAATGCTGCAGTTAATGAGATTGATGTGCCACCACTTCTACCTGGTGAAAGAACTAACTTGACAGTCCAGCTTTTTGCTCCTTTGAAGCCAG GCAAATATGACAGTCGCTGGCGTCTGTTTGCACATGAAGTTAGGTTTGGACTTATTGTATACTGCATTGTTGAAGTGAGCGAAGAGCTTCCAGAAgcagaaaacagttttgaaccCTTG GAACTTCCTGCAGCTGATCAGCATAAAGCAGaggaaaagacagaaacacGAACAGCATTTCCACTTGGGGGTGTCTTCAAGAAGAACGAAGAATGCCAGGACATGAAGAAACTAGAACAGACACTTCCTCTCATCTACATTGAAGAG GAAACACAAGATCTTGATCCAGCTGCATCAGAAGCACAGCAGGAACAGATGCAGGCAACAGAAAACTCAGGCTATGATGCATCCGATGACTATCAGGTTGCAGAGGCTAGTGCTGAGTTCCTGTGCCACCCTATAGGAGCAGCTGATAATCTGGAGCAGCCTGAGAAACTTAAGAGACATCCACCTAGTATTGTCAAACAATCTGATGAGGACAGGGAATTTTGGTCTCGTAGATTTACTGGCATGTCTGCAGATAATGAGCCATCCACACCTAATAACACACCTCTAG ATGTCAGCCCTCCTCCCGAGCGCACCATCCACTTTCCAGAACCTGAACTTCTCTCCAAACTTTCCTTGCAAGTCCTTGACAGTGATATTGTACAGTCTGACTGTAGATCTGATAAAAGCTCTTTCACCACCACAGAAGACTCTGGTGTGCAGCATGACTACTCGTCAGAAGCAGGGAACCAAAGACCACCGCAGGAGAAAGCAGATGCTGGCACCTGTGATGGAGAGCACTCCCCAGTCATTGACTGGACATTTGTCCATGAGCAATCCCCAGACAGTTCGGCTAGCACTGCTAGCAGCGTGGAAGTGGTTACTGGTGAAGAGCTGACCGATCTAGATCATCATCAAGAGTCAGGATCTGTCAACATTGCCGAGTATCTCAGCCAAGTTGCTCCCATAAATCCATCTG ATTGGCGAGGGGCAGACAAGTATGCAGAACTTGAATCTCTGGACAGTTTTTCTGATGCTAGCTCAAGCTTGGATGATGAGTTTTTCATCGTAAGGTTGCCTGATTGCTTTGACATCAGTAAGCCTCTTCTTCCCTCTGAAG CATTGTCAACTGGTGACAAGCGATACAGTCTTCAGTCACATTTCGCAGCATTAGATAATGAgaggaaagaggaggaagaagatttAGAATCTGAGACTGATGATGCCCTTACAGAGCAACCAAGTCTGGATGACATGCTGAAGGCATCTGGCAGCATTGGAACTCCCACGCTCATCCCAAATTTCATGCCATCTGCTGATGCGGCAACTTCAGCAGATACCAATGTTACAGTTTTTCGTGAGGATGatgaaaaaatgtcagatgcagaggctgctgctgctggagacTTTGAGAATGCTGAAGAAAACCCCATAGAAGACAATGCCCCTAGTTGCGCTGGAGAAGAAAGCAATGAGGTGTCACCTGCAGAAAGTGCCCAGGAGTCTGAGGAAAATGGGAGAGCTGAAGAGAAGGATGCCGAAAGTGGTGCATCTGCCACAGTATCTGGTGACTGCGATGAGCTGCCATTCTTACCACT CTCTCATGATATGAGTATCCACGCTAATCATTTAGTACAGAGTGCTGTCTCTGTGGCCTCCAAGGCAGCTTCCCAGGTTTTCAATACTGCTAAAGATGTCTTCTATACTCTCCAGGGGAGACAG AATGAAGAGAAACCATCTACCTGGAAGCCACCAGAATCCACCTGGACACCACCCAAGTCTGAATGGACACCACCTAAGTCTAAATGGACCCCACCTCAGTCCAAGTGGAAGCCACCGCAGAGTGAATGGAAACCACCTGCAAGCACTTGGACACCCAAAGCACAAGAGTATGATAGTACAGTGAAAGAGGCCAAGGCAGAGAGTAAGCAGAGCGATGTAGAAGAAAAGCCTGGCACAAAATATCCACAAGTCATGAAGCGATTGGTGGAAATGGGCTTTTACAACAAAACTCTTAACCAGCAGCTCTTAGAAGAGCATGATGGAGACCTGGAGTCTGTGCTTTTGGAACTTCTTCAGTTGACTGATAATGACTGGGCAGAGACTAGGCACTAG